The genomic segment TGGACCAACTCCTCTCATAGATATGCAACAGAGCTGCCACCTGGTGGGCAAAGCATTacctaagataagataagataagataagataagataagataaggtaagatacGCTTATGCTAGAGCTCTCCATTAATTCACAGGCtgttaggacacacacacacacacacacacacacacacacagttcatacAGCAATAAAATAGTACAATAAGACATGAGAGTAAATCACATTAAGTCAATTTAATTTAAGTTTTAGTCACATCAATTTAAGAAAATTCAGAAAAGTAATAAATCCCAGAAAATTAGCACCTGAAAAATATATAGGACAACCAACTTTCCATCTGATCGAATCCAACAGGGTCATATTTTTAGGTTGataatacatatactgtatgtcagttGTTGATCTGAGTCTTGATCTGAGAGGTTTCAACATTTGCATGGTGTGTTGATTCACAGCATCATTGTGGGCGCAATAGTctacatttgtgtatgtgtgtgaataatTATAGAAACCTTGCTTCTATTTTCCAACaggtggaaaagaaaaaaaaacccaagttcatggttttacattttagcaCGCATGcggacgtacacacacacacacacacacacacacacacacagagcgcatGCCCAGTAGACCAGACACCCACAACAGAATTAACTTCAGTTTGAGGAACTGTGAATTGTGTGAAATGTTTCCAACCAAATCTAGTTTCTATGACCTTGCAGCACATGAAGATGTGGAGCCGACAAAACCCACTGTTCATCCTTTGCAGTAAGTTCTTTAGATGCTGTAAACGAACAACATTATTTTATGTAATTAAAAATGGTCTATGGTAGATTACCTTATCTTTGTAACTCTTTATTATGAATGATTTCATTACACAGCTTTAACACAGTAGCATGAATGTCTACCTGATAGAATGAGACAAATTACATCATAGAAAAAAATTGCAAATCTTCCCTCCTCACTGAGTATCAAATGTGCAGTGTGAAATTGACAAGAAGAAGCCTtgtaaatcaaaatgaaaaagacTAAAAGTAATGTTTGATGAAGACATGTTTCCAGAAGTCTTTTgatttcttcttgtcttttcctTGCAGTTGTTCTGAGATATTCCACTGATGCAGCAGACTTGATACATGTGGCTGGATACCAGGGGAGAGAAGTGGAAGTTTTCTGCCCCTATGAAAATGGATATGAGTCTTACCAGAAGTACCTGTGCAAAGAAAGCTGTGGCTATGATGAAGTTCTTGTTGAGACTGGAGGAGCTAAGAGGGACAGATACTCCATCTCTGAcaacaaagagaagaaaatcttCACAGTGACCATCTCTGGCCTTAGACTTACAGACGCTGGGAAATACTGGTGTGGGGTGGCAAGGACTGGCAAAGATCTCTACACTGAAGTAAAACTGAAGGTAGttccaggtaaaaaaaaaaaataataataacactgttttgtttgtggGAGCAGTTGTATTGGTATCagttgcatttttcaaattcagtagATAAGAAAACGTATGACTTACAATAGAGTCAGTTACCCAAACTTTTGAAACACATAAAGCAGTGCAGCTTTATGTTGAAAGTGTTGTTTTGATTATTCATGTCATTGTTATATGTCCCATATCTGCTTTGTTAAGCTTTGTTAAGTTGAAAGGCTGACTCAAATTATTAAATAGTGAATTAACAATCAATCCATCCAACCGTCAATGATATatcaaaaaaatacattaacacTTTAACATCTAAAACTTGTGGTTCACGTTCAAGCATGACAAACTGCAGGCTTTTTTTTTCGGGTCCACAATTTTCAAGAGTTCAGTGGTAGAGTTGGTAAGTATTTATTTTGGTGTTTGCaagaaagaaccatgaaattatgtagtagttatgtAGACAATGGAAGTGGTCAGTTTGGTGGAGTTGATAAGATATTGTACATTTCTAAAAGCGGTTCCTTCAAAGAATTGCAAAACTATTTGGTAACtcaagtcattattcatataatccCATATAGGAAATTAGAGGAAGAAGTTATTTTTGGAGAAAGACTACGCCCTGAATTCTTTCAATTCCcccttctgtttcttctcttgATATCAGAAAAACGAAACACCATTACCAAAATGGACTGCATACAATGATTTATCTGATtacttcctctccctctatctccttgACATCTTTCTACAGTATCTGTATCAAGGTGACAAAAAAGGAAGCTTATAAGAATGACTGAGTTAGAGTGTGTGCTATGCATTTTGAGGCATCTCTATGGAGTGACATTGCAGGGTTATTTTTCCTAATGTGCTGATGTTaagaaaaatagtaaaatcgaacaaaatcaaatcaaacaaaatcaaacaaaaaacgTAATaattatagaatagaataataaatTATTCATTACATTGAATCATTCCTCTATATGTAGTTAAATTAAAATCATTTATACACAATTCAGTTTGACAAAAAGCTCTCAATCTTGCttcttttttatgtaaaatgggGTTTTGGCTATCTTGTCATGTTTTTCCTTCTCATGCTTATTCTGTACCTAGTGTCTGTGCTTGTGACAGTCTCTGATGTTAATTGTTTCGTTGGCAGACAGGTGCTGTGATAACGTCAACACAGTCCAGGGTTATGTGGAAGACTCCATGTCCATCAGTTGTCCTTACCACTCTAAGTACCAGCACAACCTCAAGTACTTCTGCAGAGGAAGCCAGCCCTCCACATGTCTGCAGCAGGCAATAATCACTTCGGACCACAACCAAAATGGACGATTCAATCTCCATGATGACAAGGTGTCAAGCAACTTCACGGTGACCATTGCCAGTTTGACCCAGGAGGATTCTGGGTCGTACCTATGTGGCGTCCGTGACATCAACAGCTTGGATGTCTTCTCTGTTACTAAGCTGGAAGTCAAAGGTGAGAGGTCACAGTTCTACCAAGAGTCATATTACAGGGTTGCTTTACTACTTAAGGAGCCATTGCCTGTTTCACAGCATGGTAATGAGGTTGATGAAAGCATAGTTTTCTGCAGAATACTAGTTGAGAAAGGTTGACTAGTTGAAGCCTGCTGAAAATTTGTCTAAGGTTGACAAAACATTTGATTGTATACTGCATCATATCATTCCTAAGAATATTCTTTGATTGAAGGGATGGCTTACCataagacatactgtatgtatcaagCACACCCAGAGTATCTTCAATGTAGGCCACTGTGATATTTCTAGAACATTCTGAAGTAATGTCTGCAGGTAGTTTAGGTACTTAAAATTGAAGAGGCTTCATCAGTTCTACTGAATGGTGGGGAACTCCACAGTATGATCACCACCACAGAGTTGGCCATCCAGAAGAATAACATCACCAAAGCAGAGGCGAAACAACTCTGTATGCAAATCTCTGCCACCTTAACAAACTCCACTGCCCTTGTTGACCCTGGGACGGCTCTAACTCTGCAAAATCAGGATGTGTCTGTGCTGTCCCCCTAAAAGCAGGGGGTAAACTTGACATCGAGGTGTACAGAAAACCaattcagaagaaaaaaaacagtatctCCTTTTTGTTTCACACCATTCATCCAATCGGACCTTACAcaacaaaatcatatcaaacaGGCTTTGAAAGGCTTTGCACAACAAGATCCAAGCCAGCCAACAAGGAAAAGGGATCACAATGCAAGACGGTGCCAAGTTGTCATCCCATATATAGCTGGAGTTTACGAGAAGCTCCAGAGGATTTTTGCCAAACACAATATCCCGGTGTTTTTCAAACCTGGTAACACGCTGAGACAGTGACTGGTTCATCCGAAGGACTGCATACCAAAGCACCGACAGAGCAACATTGTCTATGCTGGGAAGTGCAGTGATGAGTGTACAGACTTGTACATCGGGGAGACTAAACAGCCCCTCAACAAATGAATGGCGCAGCATAGAAGAGCGAGCCCCGCAGGTCAAGACTTAGAGGTTTACACTCACCTACAGGACAAGAAACACAGGTTCAAGGATCATAATCTACACATTTTAGATAGAGAAGACAGATGGTTTGAAAGAggtgttaaagggtaacttcggtatttttcaacctggaccctattttcccatctttttgtgtctaagtgactaaaggggacaacaatttttgaaattggtccagtattgagcgagatcgcatcgctggcagccgcgaaacgggctgcaatgtaatccgacggggcaaatcgcaccgtcaatgtacgtccgctaaaagtgcttgtttttgccactgacaggctcagattgttattataagtgtctgacaacattatggaaaggaccctacagagaaataaaacgtttttctttacctttcgcttgatgtgtaacttcctgcaacaactcaactctcgcgagacttgagcaagacttggttacacacagaccggatcaagcgaaaggtaaagaaaaacgttccatttctctgtagggtcctttccataatgttgtcagacacttataataacaatcaatcaatactggaccaatttcaaaaattgttgtcccctttagtcacttagacacaaaaagatgggaaaatagggtccaggttgaaaaatactgaagttaccctttaaggagGCCATTTACGTCAAACTGGAGCAACCCTCActaaacagagggaggggggctgcgATATAATTTGTCTGCTGcatacaacgctgtcataaAATCTTTACCTCGGCAATTCACAAACATGCCAGCTTACTCCCATTCACAACCTGGAGGAGATGCAATGCTGACTCATCATGGTGTGAATCATTCCCCACCATCAGTAGAACTGatgaagcctctcggatgagcGGCAGAACGACTTCAACTCCTCAAATTCAAGTCCAGTGGACATTTTTGGACATTCTGAAGTAATTTCCTCAAGTAATTTTGCTCAAACCTCCTTCTGTTTGACATTGATAGTGTGGTGCTGTGTGAAGTCAAACAATGTGACCAGCAATGAGGGACATCCAGTCACTATGCAGTGCCCCTATCCACCACAACACAGGAACAACGTTAAGTTCCTCTGTAAGGGGGACCACCGCTATAGCTGTGACCACATAGTGACGAGCCAAGCCAGGGCAGGCAAgaagacacacactgactccaGGTTCACACTGCAAGACGATGTCAGGTCCAGCTTCTTCTTGGTCACCATCACTGAGTTGAGAGCAGAGGATTCTGGGACGTACTGGTGTGGTTCAGACAGGGTGTGGAGTGTTGCTGACTACACCAAGATTCAGCTGTCAGTGGGTAAGATTCTGAAGAGAGCTACAGTCAAGCATGTGGAAGTGAAAATACAGCTTCCTGTACCCCAAATGGGGTGACTTGGTAACCATGACGTCCTTAATCTGTCCTGGGTTCAAgtccagcctgggacctttgctgcatgtcattcCCAACTATCTCTCCCaattttccctgtctctctccactatGAACTATCAaataacggcaaaaaatgccccccaaaaatCTTAAATCTTAACTCTAAATAAAAAAGTGGTCCTGGCCAGTGCTTGCTGGTGCTATAGCACCAGCAGAAATTATAATAGCACCACCATAGCACCACCAAGAAATTAACTGAAGTTTGACATACAAATTATAGCTGCTCTTTCTGTATACTTTTGAATACAGCTTGTTTCTCCAGTTGATCTAGTCAGACAGAGCCCCCAATTACCATAGCACCCTTGTCCCTCGCAGTATAAAGTTACTAACTATGCGCTGGTCTAAGGTCAGATCCACTTCTGCTTATTTGTTGTCAGTTCGTTGTCAATGTCTTGCTGTTTCTGTCCTCAGATCAGTAGTAGAACCTAGTGATGCCACTTAAGCTAGTGatgtcactcactctcactcacgcAAGATTTATTTACTATACAGAACGTGGAGGATGATATTCCAACTTCAACTTTTCAAGCTCCTCATAGTAGTGCTAGTGGGAATACTGGGTGAGTGCTGATTATAATTATTTTGTGGTGGATacccatggatgtattaaactgtgGATACCCCATAGTCCTTATGTTTCCTGCAAATcctaaaatattacatttattgCTGTTGAGCCTACTGTTTTTGCTTGGACTTCTAAGCGGTGATTCTGTTGATTTTGGTTTTAAATTCAGTAGTTTTTAATTGAGGTATTGAGGCATGGTCAGAGTACGATTTGTTCAACTCCTGGTAAAGCCTTGCATCTGTTGTTTGCCTTATTTGACTTTAATAATGGTGTATCTTTTGGCATTGCCTGTCTATGTGATGCGAATAACAGTGGACATTGTAGGTTAGTGCTGCGTTTTTCGGTTGAAAAGCACACAACGCTGATTGCAGGATTGGTGCGTACCTGGTGATTCATGTTGTGCGCTGTGGGTCGGAAGCTCtgttgggtttgtttgtttatgctcTGGTGTAGCCCGGGTTGTCTCCGATGCTGTTGACGCTGTCACAGTTCACTTCTATATTAGAACTATCACTTGCGTGTGCTTGTGAATCAACAGAGGTATTTATAGTAGGCAGACATAATGCTTGAAACTGACTTTTGAATGTCGCGCGTCTGGCCTTGCGAATGTATTACCATCCAGTAGGCCTGCATCTCTCAGCACCATCACTGAATAATTCAGCCCCACTGTAGCACCAGCAAGAAAAAATCTCTGGCGCCGCCACTGGCCCTggctgaataaaaaaagaataaagaaaatgggAAATTTGCAGCCACATTTGTCATCAAATCAATGAATGCCAGTTCAGAGCTTTGTTATGTCAAAACCTCTATCATCTTGCTATACCCAAATTGCTACAAGGGGGTTTCTAGGGATAAGACTGCTGTCAATGTACTTTGTAAATTTGTATATGCTAAACCATAAATATTCTACTGTATGGATGAAGAATCATCAGTTTCAGTGAGTAGCTAATGAATCCTGTTCCCCAACGTAACAGTCTCTCCTCAGCAGACAGCATTTCCCCCACTGTGACCTCTAATGTGGAAGACTACATTAACGTGAAAAACGGTGTGATATTTCTAAGCATTGGTGCTGCCTTTGCTGTTGTGTGTTAGAGATTGTGTGTAACTGATACGGACTGTTTTCTGGACTGTAtcattttattctgttgtgtatatatttacAGGTGCTGCACATGTTAGCTCTGCGGTTATCGTTGTGCCTGTAAGCGTGGCTGTAGTGCTGACACTACTGCCGTTTGCCCTAGTCATGGTTTACAGATggaaatgttacaaagtgcaaGGTATGTTTTACacacaaaatgtacagacacatacaagcacgcatgaacgcacatgcaaacacacacacacccatacacactaTGATGCTatctgttgtgctgtgttgtaaATCTGTGTTGTTCCAGGTGCTGGAGTCAACATGAACAGAAACACAAGCAACACTGATGAGGTAGGAGAAGTGATGGGTTGAGGATGATATATACAAAGAAAAGTTCTACAAAGTTCTAAGTTCTAGGTTATTGTAAATGCAATGGTTGAGTTACTAGTCAGTGGTTTGACAGATGTTACAGATAACTGGGGCCTCAAAATACATCAGCACATTCTCTTCTTTGTCACTGTGCCCTCTCATCTctggttgtttttgttggcgCGCGCAAAGCTGGGCTCCTCCAAACAGCAGAGCACCTTGCACCAGTATGATGATGCAGAAGACCAACAGGAGTCTGACTACCAAAACCTCGCTGCGGTGGAAGACATCTACTGTAATCAAATTGTCATCAATTGCAACAAAGCAGGTAGAAATTGAAAGGTATGCAGAACTGTGCCCAGAGCTCAAGTCTTGAGTTTGTATTTTAACAATTaatactctactgtactgtaaccAACTTCCCCACTGTCTGATTATAAATTGCTTGAACTTTGTAACAATTTGTACagattctttttatttttgctatCAGGTTGTattttaaaacatatttattgattttgctTTGGACTTTCATGTTAAACCCTATATGTTGACCTCCATTGCAGTTAACTTTCACAGTCCTGTAATGCTaactattatatattttttgctgtgtttcACACTAGCTTTCACCTGTAatgttttttgctttgtttcacATTTACACCTTTACATGTTTTAATATTGGTGATTTAAGAATTTCAAGCACTTGCACACTTTGTAAGTTGATCTGGATAACCCTCTCGGCTAAATACCTACAATGTAACTGAAGTTTATATCTAACTATTgcaaacatgaataaataaatattgtaaaCCAATTGAAGTAACACAACAGCATTGTTTTTTGCACCTCTTAAAATGGGATATGAGAAACATATCAGCATATTTTCACTAGTTTTCAGTTCCCACTGTTTGATGAATTAAAATAAGTGAGCAGCAATTCATCCAGCCTGACATTAGAACATAGCAATGGATTTCAGGGATCCTcagaagtggagagagaaagcggtGAGGTGGATGTGTGGGCTGTTAATCAGAATTCAGAAGAGGATGAAAGCAGGTAGCATCTGGTGAACATCAGGTATATGAGTAGCAGAATGCATATGTAGCAATGTTGTGTAATGTCTATGTAGTCGATGCCTGATGACCAGAGGGTTTATAGTGGATAGGGTGATTCATTATGTTCAGTGGAGATTAATGTAGGTAGTTTCTTGTGATTAACATTTCCTGCCCagattctctctgtctttctccctagAGTGAGATCCACGAGAGATCCAGATCCCTGGGTTAGGCTCAGTTTGGGGTTTCCACCTCTATCCTGCTGACATCAGTCCAAACAGGCCTGTCTACAAACCCCTGTTATTTTTTAAACTCAGTTAGTCAAATGCTTTTTCAAATTTTTACAGTACTGATACAGTACCAAACTTGTGATGCTACAGTATTCCAGATAGAAATACAGAATTTAAAGAATCTCTGGCAGAGCTGAAGACTCCTTTCAGTCTTTTACATCCTATAAATGGCCGTCGTCAGATTTACAGTACGGCAGACCGCCTCTCTGACCCAGGAAACATCAGGGGGAGATTTGTGGGTGAAGgtatatttattttaagatAGAACAACTCCACAATCTATGTGGTAAAATGTCTGTCAAGtcacaaagacagaaaacagtaaCATTACAGTTCGCTAGTTAATGTTGAAATATGTAGTTAATCATTGATTAATCATTAATTGATATATTAGTTGGCTACTCACTACCTCTTAGTATTAAATAATATGCTGATAAATGATTAAGCACTTGTTAGTGAATCAAGAACAACATCGTTAACTGACAGTTTAATTTATCATTATGTCACAGTTTATGTATTCATTACCTCTCTGGTAGCCATTTATCATGCTCAAAAGTTGTCTTTATGTTTTGAATATTAATTCATCCTTACTTGACCATTACATACTACTCTGAGCATGATGAGGAAGATTGAACATCTGCGCATGATGGAGGATGGTTGAAGATGAGCAGGTCTGTCTGCCACAGGACTGTCTTCCCCGACTACATAATTAAACATTAACTAGCAAAgcataatgtaaagtgttacccaaaaAACAAAGGGAGTAAAACAAATGTGTACAGCAAGTGATGAGTGGGTTATATGTGCAACATCTAGATTTTGCCTGATTCAACACAAGATAAAACCTCAGACAAAAACCTGAGAAAACCTCCCACCCTGTCACAGTTAAAACAACAAATTGAATATACTGCAATGTGACTCAGACTCTTACACCTCTGAGCTGTAAAGTGCTGAAAGATTGtagtaatacatttttttaaccGTAGTGAGGCAGCCACTGCTCTTAAAATGAGGTTTCAAGTAAAAGTGGAATTACAGAGTTACAGGGTTTTCAACTGAACAACAGCGTTATCTTCCCCCTAGTTTTCTTCAACCTCACCAGCTTTATCTATCTGTCATGTTCAATACACATCAAGTCCTCAGTCTCTTCACTTTTCTAAGACTCTGTCCCACACCACGCTCCATTCAAAACCTATAATAGCTATCACTTTCACCATCCCATGTGCAGATGATTCAATTTTCATACTTTCTTCCATCCCCATTTTGTTTCCCTTGTTCATTTTGTCTCTTACCATCTTTAAAAGGgacaccttgacattttgacttTCATCCTGGTATTTCTCTGACCTGACACTAATAATGCCAAGTCTGTTGGTCATCATACCCTGCAGATGTATGTGTTCATCATGATGTTCATGTTCATcatggggtttgtgtgtgtgtgtgtgtgtgtgtgtgtgtgtgtgcgtgtgtgcacgtgtgtgtgtgtgtgtgtgtgtgtgtgacagagagaaagagagagagacagagagagcatgtgtaTTTGCGTGTAATGCACAGACCACACACCCACATTGACATCTTTTTGTGGAACCACAATCTAGAGTTGTTATTTCTCATACATGATCACGTCGCATTGCACCGTGAATGTATGACTGCATAAATAGAGAGTGAATGTGAGCTGTGTTTTTTGGTTTCTCTTTATGTATTTGTGACATGCTGTCTTCTAGTGAACAGAGAAGTACACATATTTataaatacatactgtatatgtgtgtgtgtgtgtgtgtgtgtgtgtgtgtgtgtgtgtgtgtgtgcgtatgtgtggtTGTGCCTgtcactctcctcttcctcattctgtactttttcattttcccaCCCAGCTGCTTTCCACTCAGCAGCTTTGGGTCTATGAGGAAACGCATCATCACCTCCAACAGACTCAGGAACTGCACTGTCCTCAATTTCATCACCAGCCAAGTTTCCCCACAAACCCCTCTTCCTTTCTTAACTATATTATTGTCAACTTTGAGAAGAAACCTGACTGCCCCAGTGAACCCAGAGTCTCCTCTACGACTATCAGCATAAGCAAAAGCCCCACCTACTGAACTGTCTATCATTCGTTTAGATCTTTTGAGGATTTTCTCTATTCTACAATCAGAGACTCCAGTGAAAGGACTGGTATGATACTATATAGAGTAATGAGCACTGCTTTATtcagccatttttttctttttttttctcaaccttactgattcatacatacatatattttaatcCTGGCAAGTTTTCTTTGTCAGGCTTATctcatatgtttttttgtttattttgttttgttccttttacaGTACTCCTTGggtgatttctgtttttttcagctGTGAATACTGAATCATTTTGGCAGCCAATATTCAGTCAC from the Centroberyx gerrardi isolate f3 chromosome 3, fCenGer3.hap1.cur.20231027, whole genome shotgun sequence genome contains:
- the LOC139933623 gene encoding polymeric immunoglobulin receptor-like, which codes for MWSRQNPLFILCIVLRYSTDAADLIHVAGYQGREVEVFCPYENGYESYQKYLCKESCGYDEVLVETGGAKRDRYSISDNKEKKIFTVTISGLRLTDAGKYWCGVARTGKDLYTEVKLKVVPDRCCDNVNTVQGYVEDSMSISCPYHSKYQHNLKYFCRGSQPSTCLQQAIITSDHNQNGRFNLHDDKVSSNFTVTIASLTQEDSGSYLCGVRDINSLDVFSVTKLEVKVWCCVKSNNVTSNEGHPVTMQCPYPPQHRNNVKFLCKGDHRYSCDHIVTSQARAGKKTHTDSRFTLQDDVRSSFFLVTITELRAEDSGTYWCGSDRVWSVADYTKIQLSVGAGVNMNRNTSNTDELGSSKQQSTLHQYDDAEDQQESDYQNLAAVEDIYCNQIVINCNKAGRN